The Lonchura striata isolate bLonStr1 chromosome 5, bLonStr1.mat, whole genome shotgun sequence genome window below encodes:
- the GRM3 gene encoding metabotropic glutamate receptor 3, which produces MFLRAAKTGPMKMFTRLQVLALALFSKGVFLSLSDHSFVRKEIKIEGDLVLGGLFPIKEKGTGIEECGRINEDRGIQRLEAMLFAIDEINKDNYLLPGIKLGVHILDTCSRDTYALEQSLEFVRASLTKVDETEYMCPDGSYAIQENLPLLIAGVIGGSYSSVSIQVANLLRLFQIPQISYASTSAKLSDKSRYDYFARTVPPDFYQAKAMAEILRFFNWTYVSTVASEGDYGETGIEAFEQEARLRNICIATSEKVGRSNIRKSYDGVIRELLQKPNARVVVLFMRGDDSRELIAAANRFNVSFTWIASDGWGAQESIVKGNEHIASGAITLELASHPVKEFDKYFQSLSPYNNRRNPWFKDFWEQKFQCNLQNRKPHRKACEKHFTINSSNYEQESKIMFVVNAVYAMAHALHKMQRTLCPNTTKLCDAMKHLDGRKLYKDYLLKVNFTAPFNPPNDADSMVKFDAYGDGIGRYNVFNFQFTGDRYSYVKVGQWAETLSLEVDSIHWSRSSVPVSQCSDPCAPNEMKNMQPGDVCCWICIPCETYEYLADEFTCADCGPGKWPTADLTGCYDLPEDYIKWEDAWAIGPVTIACLGFICTFMVIGVFIKHNNTPLVKASGRELCYILLFGVFLSYSMTFFFIAKPSPAICTLRRLGLGSSFAVCYSALLTKTNCIARIFDGVKNGAQRPKFISPSSQVFICLSLILVQVVVVSVWLILEAPGTRRYTLPEKRETVILKCNVKDSSMLMSLTYDVILVVLCTVYAFKTRKCPENFNEAKFIGFTMYTTCIIWLAFLPIFYVTSSDYRVQTTTMCISVSLSGFVVLGCLFAPKVHIILFQPQKNVVTHRLHLNRFSVSGTGTTYSQSSASMYVPTVCNGREVLDSTTSSL; this is translated from the exons ATGTTTCTTAGAGCTGCTAAAACAGGACCAATGAAGATGTTCACCAGACTCCAAGTCCTTGCGCTAGCTTTATTTTCCAAAGGAGTTTTCCTTTCCCTAAGTGACCACAGCTTTGtcagaaaggaaattaagaTAGAAGGAGACCTGGTCTTAGGAGGTTTATTCCCAATCAAGGAAAAAGGCACTGGGATAGAAGAATGTGGGAGAATCAATGAAGACCGAGGCATCCAGCGCTTGGAGGCCATGCTGTTTGCTATTGATGAAATCAACAAAGACAACTACTTGCTGCCGGGAATTAAGCTTGGAGTTCACATCTTGGACACATGTTCCAGGGATACATATGCCTTAGAACAGTCTCTGGAGTTCGTCAGGGCATCTTTGACTAAAGTGGATGAAACAGAGTACATGTGCCCTGATGGCTCGTATGCCATCCAGGAGAATTTGCCACTGCTCATTGCAGGAGTCATAGGTGGTTCCTACAGCAGCGTCTCCATACAG GTGGCAAATTTGCTCAGACTCTTCCAGATCCCGCAGATAAGCTACGCCTCCACCAGTGCCAAGCTGAGCGACAAATCCCGCTACGATTATTTCGCACGGACGGTGCCCCCGGACTTCTACCAAGCAAAAGCCATGGCTGAAATTTTGCGGTTTTTCAACTGGACTTACGTGTCAACGGTGGCGTCTGAAGGAGACTACGGGGAGACGGGGATCGAGGCCTTTGAGCAGGAAGCTCGCCTGCGCAACATCTGCATCGCCACCTCGGAGAAGGTGGGGCGGTCCAACATCAGGAAGTCTTACGACGGCGTGATCAGGGAGCTGCTCCAGAAGCCCAACGCCAGGGTGGTGGTGCTCTTCATGCGAGGCGACGACTCCCGGGAGCTCATTGCAGCTGCCAACCGCTTCAACGTGTCCTTCACCTGGATCGCCAGCGATGGGTGGGGCGCCCAGGAGAGCATTGTCAAGGGCAACGAGCACATAGCGTCCGGGGCCATCACCTTGGAGCTTGCTTCCCATCCGGTGAAAGAGTTTGACAAGTACTTCCAAAGCCTCAGCCCTTACAACAACAGGCGCAACCCCTGGTTCAAGGACTTCTGGGAGCAAAAATTCCAGTGTAACCTGCAGAACAGGAAGCCGCACAGAAAGGCTTGTGAAAAGCACTTCACCATCAATAGTTCCAACTACGAGCAAGAATCCAAGATCATGTTTGTGGTGAATGCTGTGTATGCAATGGCTCATGCCTTGCATAAAATGCAGAGGACTCTCTGCCCAAACACCACCAAACTCTGTGATGCCATGAAGCATCTGGATGGTAGGAAGCTGTACAAAGATTACCTCCTGAAAGTAAACTTTACAG ctccATTCAACCCTCCCAATGATGCAGACAGTATGGTCAAATTTGATGCCTATGGAGATGGGATAGGCCGATACAACGTGTTCAATTTCCAGTTCACTGGAGACAGATACTCCTATGTGAAGGTTGGTCAGTGGGCAGAAACTTTGTCACTGGAAGTGGACTCTATCCACTGGTCCAGGAGTTCTGTCCCTGTCTCCCAGTGCAGCGACCCCTGCGCTCCTAATGAGATGAAGAACATGCAACCAGGAGATGTCTGCTGTTGGATTTGTATTCCCTGTGAAACCTACGAGTACCTGGCTGATGAATTCACTTGTGCAGACTGCGGACCTGGAAAATGGCCCACAGCTGACCTGACTGGCTGCTATGACCTTCCAGAAGACTACATCAAGTGGGAAGATGCTTGGGCAATAGGTCCCGTTACCATTGCATGCCTGGGCTTTATTTGTACTTTCATGGTCATCGGAGTGTTCATCAAGCACAACAACACACCCCTGGTCAAAGCCTCTGGCCGTGAACTGTGCTACATTTTGCTCTTTGGGGTCTTCCTGTCTTACAGCATGACTTTCTTCTTCATAGCCAAGCCTTCTCCAGCCATCTGCACCCTCCGTCGCTTGGGGCTGGGAAGTTCCTTTGCTGTCTGCTACTCTGCCCTCCTGACAAAAACAAACTGCATCGCCAGAATATTTGATGGCGTAAAGAACGGTGCTCAGAGGCCCAAGttcatcagccccagctctcaGGTGTTCATCTGCCTGAGTCTCATTTTGGTACAGGTGGTGGTGGTGTCCGTGTGGCTGATCCTGGAGGCGCCGGGCACCAGGCGATACACGCTTCCCGAGAAGAGAGAGACTGTCATCCTGAAATGCAATGTCAAAGATTCCAGTATGTTAATGTCCTTAACATATGATGTCATCCTCGTGGTCTTATGCACTGTTTATGCCTTCAAAACCAGGAAGTGTCCAGAGAACTTCAACGAAGCCAAGTTTATCGGTTTCACAATGTACACAACATGCATCATTTGGCTGGCCTTTCTCCCTATATTTTATGTGACATCCAGTGACTACAGA